A single region of the Brassica rapa cultivar Chiifu-401-42 chromosome A03, CAAS_Brap_v3.01, whole genome shotgun sequence genome encodes:
- the LOC103855985 gene encoding IRK-interacting protein, protein MASSETRMKKGRAKEAAIANGVKVRSLQAGFMQKSSPSSTHSIRIPSSSSASRPLPNLSAHDYPVFTPSYEDEPASTYYHKNLTLSEHWDESDVGLVEGDEDLDLRHTYHSDSYKTSASRNTSNPQQDSHHHHQSHVLSYALRSPPLHSCTSATSNCGSVSSCNEYKQRGFDTMSLNNSNLVVPLTDSHSVAVSSHPRNRGGRGMSWLFPKLKRNPNRTDISEEVFKDSGSDIEKLKRELMEANRSRDAALTQVSEMRTSLGEFSEKLQYLESYCDGLKKALREAVSRKKNSEMPVSEDVMVEGFLQIVSESRLSIKQFLKTLVTEIDEEDSNLISNINALLQPHNLSFTSKHSKTIQYHLEAIISQSVQQDFENCVFQKNGKPKLLDQEQERQANFSSFASLRNLSWSEVLKKGTKYYSEEFSSFCDEKMSFIITTLKWTRPWSEQMLQAFFVAAKCVWLLHLLAFSFKPALGILRVEENREFETSYMEDMGADRDRQRSLTSRGPAWVKVMVMPGFYVQDRVLRCKVLCRYKSLG, encoded by the exons ATGGCTTCTTCTGAAACAAGAATGAAAAAGGGAAGAGCTAAAGAAGCAGCCATAGCAAACGGAGTGAAGGTGAGGTCACTTCAAGCTGGTTTTATGCAGAAGTCAAGCCCATCCTCAACTCACAGTATCAGAatcccttcttcttcctcagctTCTCGTCCTCTCCCCAACCTCTCTGCTCATGACTATCCTGTTTTCACTCCT AGCTATGAGGATGAGCCTGCCTCTACATATTATCACAAGAATCTCACTCTATCTGAGCATTGGGATGAATCAGATGTTGGTTTAGTGGAAGGAGATGAAGATCTTGACTTGAGACACACTTATCACTCTGATTCCTACAAAACCTCTGCTTCAAGAAACACTTCAAACCCTCAGCAAGATTCTCATCACCACCATCAGTCTCATGTTTTGTCATACGCTCTCAGATCCCCACCTTTACATTCTTGTACATCCGCTACAAGCAACTGTGGCTCGGTCTCTTCTTGTAATGAGTACAAACAAAGAGGCTTCGACACCATGAGCTTGAATAACTCTAATCTTGTTGTTCCCTTGACTGATTCGCACTCCGTTGCTGTTTCTTCTCACCCAAGAAACCGTGGAGGCAGAGGGATGTCTTGGTTGTTCCCCAAGTTAAAGAGGAACCCTAATAGAACAGACATATCAGAAGAGGTGTTCAAGGACTCTGGTTCGGATATTGAGAAGTTGAAGAGAGAGTTAATGGAAGCAAACAGAAGCAGAGACGCTGCGTTAACACAAGTCTCAGAGATGAGAACTTCATTGGGAGAGTTCAGCGAGAAGCTTCAGTACTTGGAAAGTTACTGTGACGGTTTAAAGAAAGCTCTGAGAGAAGCAGTGTCACGAAAGAAGAACTCAGAGATGCCAGTGAGTGAAGATGTGATGGTTGAAGGGTTCTTGCAGATCGTCTCAGAATCAAGACTCTCCataaagcagttcttgaagacATTAGTTACAGAGATAGACGAAGAAGACTCGAATCTGATTAGTAACATCAACGCTCTCCTTCAACCACACAACTTATCATTCACCTCTAAGCACTCCAAGACCATTCAGTACCACTTAGAAGCCATCATAAGCCAATCTGTACAGCAAGACTTCGAGAACTGCGTCTTCCAGAAGAACGGTAAACCGAAACTTCTTGATCAAGAACAAGAACGACAAGCTAACTTCTCGTCTTTTGCTTCCTTGAGGAACTTGAGCTGGAGCGAGGTGCTGAAGAAGGGTACAAAGTACTACAGCGAAGAGTTCAGTAGCTTCTGCGATGAGAAGATGAGTTTTATCATTACAACGTTGAAGTGGACAAGACCCTGGTCTGAACAAATGCTTCAAGCGTTCTTTGTAGCTGCGAAATGTGTGTGGCTGCTTCATCTGCTTGCCTTCTCGTTCAAGCCAGCGTTAGGGATCTTGAGAGTTGAGGAGAACAGAGAGTTTGAGACGAGTTATATGGAAGATATGGGTGCCGATAGAGACCGGCAGAGATCGTTAACGTCACGTGGACCAGCATGGGTTAAGGTTATGGTGATGCCTGGGTTTTATGTTCAAGATAGGGTTTTGAGATGTAAGGTTCTTTGCAGGTACAAGTCATTAGGCTGA